Proteins encoded in a region of the Geobacillus genomosp. 3 genome:
- a CDS encoding H-type small acid-soluble spore protein codes for MEMNRVKQIVSSPADIPVYYNGVSVWIDGYDEEKQMATVHLRDGRLNERRDVPVAELKEG; via the coding sequence ATGGAGATGAACCGCGTCAAACAAATCGTTTCATCCCCTGCCGATATTCCGGTGTACTACAACGGGGTGTCGGTGTGGATTGACGGGTATGACGAGGAAAAGCAAATGGCGACCGTCCACTTGCGCGACGGCCGGCTCAATGAGCGCCGGGACGTACCGGTTGCCGAGCTGAAGGAAGGGTAA
- a CDS encoding potassium channel family protein, giving the protein MKTKDLLVSYWRMPAILRLFAAASAMIVLFGALMRLIEPKTFRTVFDGIWWAIVTAATIGYGDIVPKTIAGKLAAIVLITLGTGIITAYFASVSAAAAAQETAHTSGQLPYTERGHAIIVGWNERAREVLARLVQRDSSLRFVLVDATVPSHPMPDVPVHFIKGPAGDDAVLKKANISHARFVLITADPHKAEEEADKDTIVTLLAAKSLNPSVYAIVEILTGRNVQNAFRAGADEVIRTNLLASFAMAASLRSPGVAGALERMLGRFGEQTLRLLDPDEQQIGQPFHTVQQQLFEQNVTLLGVVRGDNGNISVLPQRPIKEGDRLFVFVP; this is encoded by the coding sequence GTGAAAACGAAAGATTTGCTTGTCTCCTATTGGCGGATGCCGGCTATTCTCCGTCTGTTTGCCGCTGCCAGCGCCATGATCGTGTTGTTTGGCGCACTCATGCGCCTCATTGAACCGAAGACGTTTCGCACCGTCTTTGACGGCATTTGGTGGGCGATTGTGACCGCCGCCACGATCGGCTACGGCGATATCGTGCCAAAAACGATCGCCGGAAAACTTGCCGCCATCGTGCTCATCACACTTGGCACCGGGATTATCACCGCCTACTTCGCTTCCGTCTCCGCGGCGGCCGCCGCCCAGGAAACGGCGCATACGAGCGGGCAACTTCCGTATACGGAGCGGGGACATGCCATTATTGTCGGCTGGAATGAGCGGGCGCGCGAAGTGTTGGCTCGCCTCGTACAGCGCGACTCCTCGCTCCGTTTTGTGCTCGTCGATGCCACCGTGCCGTCCCATCCGATGCCGGACGTTCCCGTTCACTTTATTAAAGGTCCGGCTGGCGATGATGCCGTGCTGAAGAAGGCCAATATCAGCCATGCCCGGTTTGTGCTCATTACCGCCGACCCGCACAAAGCGGAAGAGGAGGCGGATAAGGATACGATCGTCACACTGCTTGCCGCCAAAAGCCTGAACCCGTCGGTGTACGCCATCGTGGAAATTTTGACCGGCCGAAACGTCCAAAACGCCTTTCGCGCCGGGGCCGATGAAGTGATTCGGACAAACTTGTTGGCCAGTTTCGCCATGGCGGCCAGCCTTCGCTCGCCGGGAGTCGCCGGCGCGCTTGAAAGGATGCTCGGCCGCTTTGGCGAACAAACGCTCCGTCTTCTCGATCCCGACGAACAACAAATCGGACAGCCGTTTCACACCGTGCAACAGCAACTATTCGAGCAAAACGTGACATTGCTCGGCGTCGTCCGCGGCGACAACGGAAACATTTCCGTTTTGCCGCAACGCCCCATTAAAGAGGGCGACCGCCTGTTCGTGTTCGTTCCTTAA
- a CDS encoding YugN-like family protein: MIELPSRLEGKQFQLHDLERQLKPMGYVIGGGWDYDHGYFDYKIADHVGYQFLRVPFQAVDGQLDSHGTTVELGRPFLLAHKYQRGIDDFADVGNAGAAFNQFAEPQDPDATVPEPYISVGKALVQELERRLLD; the protein is encoded by the coding sequence ATGATTGAACTTCCATCCCGTTTGGAAGGAAAACAATTTCAACTGCATGATTTGGAAAGGCAATTAAAGCCGATGGGGTATGTGATCGGCGGCGGCTGGGATTACGATCATGGCTATTTCGATTACAAAATCGCGGATCATGTAGGCTACCAATTTTTGCGTGTGCCGTTTCAAGCGGTCGATGGGCAGCTTGATTCACATGGGACGACGGTGGAGCTCGGAAGGCCGTTTTTGCTTGCGCATAAATACCAAAGAGGGATTGACGATTTCGCCGATGTCGGCAACGCAGGAGCAGCGTTCAACCAGTTCGCTGAACCGCAAGACCCGGACGCGACCGTTCCGGAGCCGTACATTTCCGTCGGCAAAGCGCTCGTGCAAGAACTGGAGCGCCGCCTGCTCGATTAA
- a CDS encoding IS110 family transposase translates to MNCTQNQKINQVTEHTLVVGIDIAKRTHYACFVDDRGRVLRKSFPIFQSKEGFQQLYEAIQEGRKAFGKSQVIVAVEPTGHYWLNLAYFLEENGIPLVMVNPAHVCRSKELDDNLPTKHDAKDALVIARLAKDGRFLVPRLLHEIEADLRVGSTLKEKLRKEQAAVKNAIIRWTDRYFPEFWTVFRDLGKTALAVLEWTPLPADMAGRTAEELLEAYRQSEGLKCPQKAKIQALIDAAKGSIGVTEGTTMARFEIAALVRQYRQFEAEIAALDAELKALVQTTMEYQWLKTVDGLGDATIIDLLAEIGSFAHYRDPRQLVKLAGLTLKENSSGQRKGQKHISKRGRKRLRSVLFRAVIPLIRHNEAFRELHEYYTTRPVNPLTGKQSIVALCRKLLNVLFAICTKKQAFDAERMRQDVLSHVPHRAA, encoded by the coding sequence ATGAATTGTACACAAAATCAGAAAATCAATCAAGTCACGGAACACACATTGGTCGTGGGCATCGATATCGCGAAACGAACCCACTACGCCTGCTTCGTGGATGACCGGGGGCGCGTGCTTCGCAAGTCGTTCCCGATCTTCCAGTCGAAAGAGGGGTTTCAACAGCTGTATGAAGCGATTCAGGAGGGGAGGAAAGCGTTCGGGAAGTCACAGGTGATCGTCGCTGTGGAGCCGACCGGGCACTACTGGTTGAACCTGGCCTACTTCCTCGAGGAAAACGGGATCCCGCTGGTCATGGTCAACCCGGCGCATGTGTGCCGGTCGAAAGAACTCGATGACAACCTGCCGACGAAACACGACGCCAAAGACGCCCTGGTCATCGCCAGGCTGGCGAAAGACGGGCGATTCCTCGTCCCCCGGCTGCTGCACGAGATCGAAGCGGATTTGCGCGTCGGGAGCACGCTCAAAGAGAAGCTCCGGAAGGAACAGGCGGCGGTGAAAAACGCGATCATCCGTTGGACGGATCGGTATTTTCCAGAGTTTTGGACCGTGTTTCGCGACCTGGGGAAAACAGCGCTGGCGGTGCTGGAGTGGACGCCGCTTCCGGCCGATATGGCGGGTCGGACCGCCGAGGAGCTTCTGGAGGCGTACCGGCAAAGCGAAGGGCTGAAATGCCCGCAGAAAGCGAAAATTCAGGCGTTGATCGACGCCGCGAAGGGCTCGATTGGGGTGACGGAAGGGACGACGATGGCCCGGTTTGAGATCGCCGCGCTCGTCCGCCAATACCGCCAGTTCGAGGCCGAAATCGCAGCGTTGGACGCCGAGTTGAAGGCATTGGTTCAAACAACGATGGAGTATCAATGGCTGAAAACGGTCGACGGGTTGGGAGATGCCACGATCATCGATCTGCTGGCGGAGATCGGCAGTTTTGCCCACTATCGGGACCCGCGTCAATTGGTGAAGTTGGCGGGCCTGACGCTCAAGGAGAACTCCTCCGGCCAGCGCAAAGGGCAAAAGCACATCTCGAAGCGGGGACGGAAACGGCTGCGATCGGTGCTGTTTCGGGCGGTGATTCCGCTGATCCGGCACAATGAGGCGTTTCGCGAGCTGCATGAGTACTATACGACCCGGCCCGTCAACCCGCTGACCGGAAAGCAGTCCATCGTCGCGTTATGCCGAAAGCTGTTGAATGTGCTGTTTGCGATTTGCACGAAGAAACAAGCGTTTGACGCGGAGCGAATGAGGCAGGACGTCTTGTCCCATGTTCCACACCGGGCGGCCTAA
- a CDS encoding glucose-6-phosphate isomerase: MTHIRFDYSKALAFFGEHELTYLRDAVKVAHHSLHEKTGTGSDFLGWLDWPVDYDKDEFARIKQAANKIQSDSDVLLVIGIGGSYLGARAAIEMLHHSFYNALPNEKRNAPQIIFVGNNISSTYMKDVIDFLEGKEFSINVISKSGTTTEPAIAFRIFRKLLEDKYGKDEARRRIYATTDRARGALRTLAEEEGYETFVIPDDIGGRYSVLTAVGLLPIAASGADIDAMMEGAAKARDDFSSSELEDNAAYQYAAIRNILYNKGKTIELLVNYEPALHYFAEWWKQLFGESEGKDQKGIYPASADFSTDLHSLGQYIQEGRRDLFETVLKLEEPRHELVIEAEDNDLDGLNYLAGQTVDFVNTKAFEGTLLAHTDGGVPNLVVTLPKLDEYTFGYLVYFFEKACAMSGYLLGVNPFDQPGVEAYKKNMFALLGKPGYEQLKEELEKRLK, encoded by the coding sequence ATGACCCATATTCGTTTCGATTATTCGAAAGCCCTCGCCTTTTTTGGCGAACATGAACTTACATACTTGCGCGATGCGGTGAAAGTCGCGCACCACTCGCTCCATGAAAAAACGGGCACCGGAAGCGACTTTTTAGGCTGGCTCGATTGGCCGGTCGATTACGACAAAGACGAATTTGCCCGCATCAAGCAGGCGGCGAACAAGATTCAATCAGACTCCGATGTCCTTCTTGTGATCGGCATCGGCGGCTCGTACCTCGGGGCGCGCGCGGCGATTGAGATGCTGCATCACTCGTTCTATAACGCCTTGCCGAACGAAAAGCGAAACGCGCCGCAAATCATCTTCGTCGGCAACAACATCAGTTCGACGTACATGAAAGACGTGATCGATTTTCTAGAAGGAAAAGAGTTCTCGATCAACGTCATTTCCAAATCAGGAACGACGACCGAACCGGCGATCGCCTTCCGCATTTTCCGCAAATTGCTCGAAGACAAATACGGCAAAGACGAAGCGCGCCGCCGCATTTACGCGACGACCGACCGGGCGCGCGGCGCGTTGCGGACGCTTGCGGAGGAGGAAGGGTATGAAACGTTTGTCATTCCGGACGACATCGGCGGCCGCTATTCGGTGCTGACCGCCGTCGGGCTGCTGCCGATTGCCGCGAGCGGCGCGGACATTGACGCGATGATGGAAGGGGCGGCGAAAGCGCGCGATGATTTCAGCTCCTCGGAGCTTGAGGACAACGCCGCCTACCAATACGCCGCCATCCGCAACATTTTGTACAACAAAGGGAAAACGATCGAGCTGCTTGTAAACTACGAACCGGCCTTGCACTATTTCGCCGAATGGTGGAAGCAATTGTTTGGCGAAAGCGAAGGGAAAGACCAAAAAGGGATTTACCCGGCGTCGGCCGACTTTTCGACCGACTTGCATTCGCTCGGCCAATACATTCAAGAAGGCCGCCGCGATTTGTTTGAAACGGTGCTGAAACTCGAAGAGCCGCGCCATGAATTGGTCATCGAAGCGGAAGACAACGACCTTGACGGACTCAACTATTTGGCGGGACAAACGGTCGATTTCGTCAACACGAAAGCGTTCGAAGGGACGCTGCTCGCCCATACCGACGGCGGCGTGCCGAACTTGGTCGTCACCTTGCCGAAGCTCGATGAATACACGTTCGGCTACCTCGTCTACTTCTTTGAAAAAGCGTGCGCCATGAGCGGCTATTTGCTCGGCGTCAACCCGTTCGACCAGCCGGGTGTCGAGGCGTACAAGAAAAACATGTTCGCCCTTTTGGGCAAACCAGGGTATGAGCAGCTGAAAGAAGAGCTGGAAAAACGGTTGAAATGA